The Candidatus Saccharibacteria bacterium genome has a segment encoding these proteins:
- a CDS encoding HAMP domain-containing histidine kinase: MDLSYFDINSTKEKSLFIFDRNLRLVGLRFIYVTALGLGATLASFFAHEPADTYIRYVLIGGAALVVNMGIWLLAHVNSQKLELQRAVLVGQLLFDVVLAAFITYDQGGLEARTTALFALPIVSAGLLSSRKMVFATSIIASLAYASVVVLSEINSQSVALDDFLVPLLFYPAFFVILGVIVGYLMKLDRFEIQEKSFDNFLHLIMHQLMHPVSTARSVLDVLDDSGVKPKELKKHIQILKDENQDLLMSLNNLFESLSSEKKVSQDFESDVVTVITAAAEQIAERFDRKADLKIEYDKDQTAMVNAEQNRLQIAMRNIFKTAFLRSEKKQLIRVGLKITKEKVIVTIQDGGVELSTKEIKKIFSKFKIDTDKPEIQGFGLEMFVANKIITSYKGVLRMNSGKQGTLTTVILERSGKK, translated from the coding sequence ATGGACTTAAGTTATTTCGATATAAATTCGACTAAGGAAAAATCCTTATTTATTTTCGATCGAAATCTGCGTCTGGTTGGTCTGCGATTTATATATGTTACAGCGCTTGGGCTTGGTGCTACGTTGGCTAGTTTTTTCGCACACGAGCCAGCCGACACCTACATTCGCTACGTATTGATTGGCGGAGCTGCACTAGTAGTAAACATGGGTATTTGGCTACTTGCGCACGTTAACAGCCAAAAACTTGAACTACAACGGGCCGTGCTGGTTGGGCAGTTATTGTTTGACGTCGTGTTGGCTGCTTTTATCACCTATGACCAGGGTGGTCTTGAAGCACGAACGACGGCTTTGTTTGCATTGCCAATTGTGTCGGCAGGCCTGCTTTCGAGTCGGAAAATGGTGTTTGCAACCTCAATCATTGCCTCGCTAGCCTATGCGTCAGTAGTGGTACTGAGTGAAATCAATTCACAATCGGTCGCTTTGGACGATTTTTTAGTCCCACTGTTATTTTATCCGGCGTTCTTCGTGATTCTTGGGGTAATTGTTGGCTATTTAATGAAGCTTGATCGCTTTGAAATTCAAGAAAAGTCATTCGATAATTTCTTGCACCTAATAATGCATCAGTTAATGCACCCGGTTTCGACAGCTCGTTCGGTGCTTGATGTCTTGGATGACTCGGGTGTTAAGCCTAAAGAGCTCAAGAAACATATTCAAATATTAAAAGACGAAAATCAGGACTTGTTGATGTCTTTGAATAATTTATTTGAAAGTCTATCGTCTGAAAAAAAGGTGTCACAAGATTTTGAGTCTGATGTGGTTACTGTTATCACGGCAGCAGCAGAACAAATAGCAGAACGCTTTGACAGAAAAGCAGATTTAAAAATTGAGTATGATAAAGATCAAACTGCCATGGTTAACGCCGAACAAAATCGGCTACAAATTGCTATGCGTAATATTTTTAAAACAGCGTTTTTACGCAGTGAAAAAAAGCAGTTGATTAGGGTTGGGCTGAAAATTACTAAAGAAAAAGTCATTGTTACTATTCAAGACGGCGGAGTCGAACTGTCGACTAAGGAGATAAAAAAGATTTTTTCTAAATTTAAGATTGATACTGACAAACCCGAAATACAAGGTTTTGGACTAGAAATGTTTGTAGCGAATAAAATAATCACATCGTATAAAGGAGTTTTGCGGATGAATAGTGGAAAGCAGGGTACACTAACAACAGTAATCTTAGAAAGAAGTGGGAAAAAATGA
- a CDS encoding DUF3152 domain-containing protein, translating to MKVKKRRLSGLSFSSRRSKLIGVLVGVLALVPLAGLAVSKITYGSSFLPNTKIAGIDVSGNTIDQAVNTLSTTLNSSEVTLVLDGQTQTYTAPQIGITIQQQDIQELLTTRSLVRQLFPYVGSSRLDTAVGIDRKDVMRATEQFTDDTFIEPVSADFGLNDSGGLAPTPSAEGFGVNVSELSSRLRDSYSQSMESISVTLQTGPLTPPVTESEIESKQGIVQLIIGQSYTINDVAASVEQIVGWLDLDEQKNVVVDQAAVGKFVDFVAVQLEKPPVNEVTSVYVSGKTPQITTAGVNGTQVTNKSQIAAQLVEAVQKSQGASLSFEFSEVPFDSTEVTVDDSIKLNSYTYSVEIWGTTQSDFNDFKAKAAATLADGRGWAGGGNSFTQVSSGGNFTLVLASPERVESAAPICSAVYSCRVGRNVIINDNRWRTATDSWNSAGGSLRDYQHMVINHEVGHWLGNGHSNCPGTGQPAPVMQQQSINLQGCTFNPWPLASEL from the coding sequence TTGAAGGTCAAAAAACGACGCTTGTCAGGTTTGTCTTTTAGTAGCCGAAGGTCTAAGTTAATAGGCGTATTGGTAGGTGTGCTGGCTTTAGTGCCGCTAGCCGGTTTAGCAGTTTCCAAGATAACGTATGGTAGTAGTTTTTTACCCAATACTAAAATTGCCGGCATAGACGTGTCAGGTAACACTATCGACCAAGCGGTTAACACGCTTTCTACCACCTTGAATTCTAGTGAAGTAACGCTAGTTCTTGATGGCCAAACCCAAACCTACACAGCTCCCCAGATAGGAATTACAATTCAACAGCAAGACATTCAGGAGCTACTAACTACGCGTTCTCTAGTTAGGCAGCTATTTCCGTACGTAGGGTCGTCTAGATTAGACACAGCGGTGGGAATTGATCGTAAAGACGTTATGCGGGCAACTGAGCAGTTTACCGACGATACATTTATTGAACCAGTATCAGCCGACTTTGGGTTAAACGACAGTGGTGGTCTGGCGCCAACTCCGTCTGCTGAGGGTTTTGGCGTAAACGTTAGTGAACTGAGCTCTCGGCTGCGGGATTCATATAGTCAGTCAATGGAGTCAATTTCTGTCACGTTGCAGACAGGCCCACTGACACCACCGGTAACCGAGTCAGAAATTGAGTCAAAACAGGGAATAGTGCAGCTAATTATAGGCCAGTCTTACACTATCAATGATGTTGCCGCGTCTGTTGAACAAATTGTTGGCTGGCTCGATCTAGATGAGCAAAAAAATGTAGTTGTTGATCAGGCGGCAGTTGGTAAATTTGTAGATTTTGTTGCTGTGCAACTTGAAAAACCGCCAGTCAATGAAGTTACCAGCGTTTATGTGAGCGGTAAAACGCCGCAAATAACAACAGCTGGGGTTAACGGGACGCAAGTTACCAACAAGTCACAGATAGCTGCTCAGCTTGTCGAGGCGGTTCAAAAGTCGCAGGGTGCAAGCCTGTCGTTTGAGTTCAGTGAAGTGCCGTTTGATTCAACCGAAGTTACCGTAGATGACAGCATAAAACTAAATTCGTACACCTATAGTGTTGAGATTTGGGGTACGACCCAATCTGACTTTAACGACTTTAAGGCCAAGGCAGCAGCGACGCTGGCTGATGGGCGAGGCTGGGCGGGTGGTGGAAATAGCTTTACGCAAGTCAGCAGTGGCGGCAATTTTACGTTAGTGTTGGCCAGTCCAGAGCGAGTAGAGTCGGCGGCACCAATTTGCTCTGCGGTGTATTCGTGTCGTGTTGGACGTAACGTAATTATTAACGATAATCGCTGGCGAACAGCAACAGATAGCTGGAATAGCGCAGGCGGTAGTTTGAGGGATTATCAGCACATGGTGATTAATCATGAAGTTGGTCATTGGCTCGGCAACGGCCACAGTAATTGCCCAGGAACAGGACAGCCGGCTCCTGTTATGCAGCAACAATCGATCAATCTTCAGGGCTGCACCTTTAATCCATGGCCACTAGCGAGCGAACTATAA
- a CDS encoding MarC family protein codes for MQTVIEYIIYFLALLNPFALFVYTLPLKKEFGIGRYIKIMTFASLISASIYLLFALSGTYLFEHVLKIRFDSLRIFGGVVLLAFALSYIVQGKESFITIKGKLSKIASEVALPFMVGAGTIALSVVIGGEFSALGTILTIIMVMIANLAIVACLAFVRHKLVDRFKTVFDENIEIILRLNGFIVGAFGVDLIITGIQNITA; via the coding sequence TTGCAGACTGTGATTGAATATATTATTTACTTCTTAGCGCTATTAAATCCATTCGCTCTTTTTGTGTATACACTACCGCTTAAAAAAGAGTTTGGTATTGGCCGCTACATCAAGATCATGACCTTTGCGTCGCTTATTTCAGCTTCTATTTACTTACTGTTCGCCCTAAGTGGCACCTATCTATTTGAGCATGTATTAAAAATACGTTTTGATAGTTTGCGGATTTTTGGCGGTGTCGTATTGCTAGCCTTTGCCTTAAGCTACATAGTTCAAGGTAAAGAGTCGTTTATTACTATAAAAGGCAAGCTTAGCAAGATTGCGTCCGAAGTTGCTTTGCCGTTTATGGTGGGCGCAGGCACAATTGCGCTTAGCGTTGTAATTGGTGGTGAGTTTTCAGCACTTGGAACAATTCTGACAATTATCATGGTTATGATTGCAAATTTGGCTATCGTAGCCTGCCTGGCATTTGTGCGACATAAACTTGTTGATAGGTTTAAAACTGTTTTTGATGAAAATATTGAAATAATTTTGCGACTGAATGGTTTTATTGTTGGAGCATTTGGTGTTGATCTTATAATTACTGGAATTCAAAATATTACCGCCTAA
- a CDS encoding DEAD/DEAH box helicase has product MKNGYKPRNARGKNYSRNYSSNNRRRGGGGGKRKFGKTIDPKRFVKPAKFSEVKEYEPTNTFFDFGFNEVITQNLVAKNFEKPTQIQDKSIPVILRGEDVVGIANTGTGKTGAFLLPLLHNLMANRSQKALIIAPTRELAIQIEKECAAFAKKSGLFGTLLIGGVPIGPQLRDLRSRPEIVIGTPGRIKDHLERKTLKLHDFSYVVLDEVDRMLDMGFINDIRDILSNLPDQRQSLFFSATMSNTIKGLIETFTNSPVHIMARTAETSDNVDQAVINYKQDVDKIERLHELLVLENVQKTLIFRETKYSVEKLHKELKTRGFSADYMHGGKSQGARQRALKKFHKDEVDILIATDVAARGIDVDGISHVINYDIPQTYDDYTHRIGRTGRGGEIGYAVTFVGHRR; this is encoded by the coding sequence TTGAAGAATGGTTATAAACCACGCAACGCACGTGGAAAAAATTACTCGCGTAACTATAGTAGTAATAATAGACGCCGAGGTGGCGGTGGTGGTAAACGAAAATTTGGTAAGACAATCGACCCAAAACGGTTTGTTAAGCCTGCAAAATTTAGTGAGGTCAAAGAATACGAACCAACAAATACGTTTTTTGACTTCGGCTTTAACGAAGTTATTACACAAAACCTCGTAGCAAAAAACTTTGAAAAACCAACACAAATCCAAGACAAATCGATACCGGTTATCTTACGCGGCGAGGACGTAGTTGGAATTGCCAATACCGGAACCGGCAAAACTGGGGCATTTTTATTACCGCTGTTACACAATTTAATGGCTAATCGTTCACAAAAGGCTTTAATTATTGCTCCAACCAGAGAGCTTGCTATTCAAATTGAAAAAGAATGTGCAGCCTTCGCCAAGAAAAGCGGACTTTTCGGCACACTACTAATTGGCGGCGTGCCAATCGGGCCACAACTGCGAGACTTACGCAGTCGGCCAGAGATTGTTATCGGTACACCCGGAAGAATCAAAGATCATTTGGAGCGTAAAACACTTAAACTGCACGACTTTAGTTACGTAGTGCTTGATGAGGTTGACCGTATGCTCGACATGGGCTTTATTAACGACATCCGCGACATTCTAAGTAACTTGCCTGATCAGCGCCAATCGCTGTTCTTTTCAGCAACTATGAGCAATACAATTAAAGGCTTAATTGAAACGTTCACCAATAGCCCTGTGCACATAATGGCACGGACTGCTGAGACGAGCGATAATGTCGACCAAGCTGTCATTAACTACAAACAAGATGTTGATAAGATCGAACGATTGCATGAATTGCTGGTTTTAGAAAACGTCCAAAAAACGTTGATCTTCAGAGAAACCAAATATTCAGTTGAAAAACTGCATAAAGAACTAAAAACTCGCGGATTTTCTGCTGACTACATGCACGGCGGCAAGAGCCAAGGTGCTCGCCAACGAGCTTTAAAGAAATTCCATAAGGATGAGGTTGATATCTTGATTGCAACCGACGTAGCGGCTCGTGGGATCGATGTTGACGGAATTAGTCACGTGATTAACTATGATATTCCTCAAACCTACGACGACTACACTCACCGCATTGGTCGAACTGGCCGCGGCGGTGAAATTGGCTACGCAGTAACGTTTGTTGGCCACAGGCGCTAG
- a CDS encoding RNA-binding protein → MGTKLFVGSLSWGVDDQALADAFAEFGKVSSAKVIVDRETNRSKGFGFVEFESAEEAKAAIDGMNGKEIDGRSVTVNEARPQEPRNNDRRY, encoded by the coding sequence ATGGGAACAAAGTTATTTGTTGGCAGCCTCAGTTGGGGTGTAGATGACCAAGCTTTAGCAGACGCATTTGCTGAATTTGGTAAAGTATCATCAGCTAAGGTTATCGTAGATCGTGAAACAAACCGATCAAAAGGCTTCGGATTCGTAGAATTCGAATCAGCTGAAGAAGCGAAAGCTGCTATCGATGGCATGAACGGGAAAGAAATTGATGGTCGCTCTGTGACTGTTAACGAAGCTCGTCCACAAGAGCCTCGAAACAACGATCGACGTTACTAA
- a CDS encoding SGNH/GDSL hydrolase family protein, translating into MQILSKILPPVTVGPVKRALWIIGLALAALLIVEVLLLLVLRSQVGMYSNYWDKLNVEQSKFRGDQQELIYVALGDSAAQGIGATSPMRGYVGLVAKHLEQKTGSYVKIINLSKSGAVITEAINDQLPELAKYKPDVITVEIGANNIKDFEPATFRREFKQLIDGLPDGAYVADIPDFGTGPLVNKAEAASKIVRDELSKQPRLNSVPLEAETKENFNHWLHYAPDFFHPNNWGYKVWAKAFTDTIGL; encoded by the coding sequence ATGCAAATTTTAAGTAAAATTCTTCCGCCGGTTACAGTTGGGCCTGTTAAAAGAGCTCTGTGGATTATTGGATTAGCCTTGGCTGCACTTCTTATTGTTGAGGTATTGTTGCTATTGGTTCTACGAAGCCAAGTTGGCATGTACAGTAATTACTGGGACAAACTAAATGTTGAGCAGAGTAAGTTTAGGGGGGACCAGCAAGAATTGATTTATGTAGCCTTAGGTGATTCTGCCGCACAAGGAATTGGAGCTACGAGCCCAATGCGCGGCTATGTTGGCTTGGTTGCTAAGCATTTAGAGCAAAAAACAGGCTCTTACGTTAAAATCATTAATTTAAGTAAAAGTGGCGCAGTTATAACGGAAGCGATTAATGACCAACTTCCTGAACTTGCAAAATATAAGCCGGACGTAATTACTGTTGAAATTGGCGCAAATAACATAAAAGACTTTGAGCCAGCTACGTTTAGGCGTGAGTTTAAGCAGTTAATAGATGGCCTGCCGGATGGTGCATATGTAGCAGACATCCCTGATTTTGGTACGGGACCATTAGTAAATAAGGCAGAAGCTGCCTCCAAAATAGTAAGAGATGAACTATCAAAACAGCCACGTCTTAACTCTGTACCACTTGAGGCAGAAACTAAGGAAAACTTTAACCATTGGTTGCACTATGCCCCCGATTTCTTTCACCCGAATAATTGGGGGTATAAGGTGTGGGCGAAGGCATTTACGGATACAATAGGACTATAA
- a CDS encoding thioredoxin codes for MNKTTLGVGIFVALFVAGLGYLIVSSDDTPDTANTSPSSNSQTETSTTQEDGSSETSQAVSGIYTDYSQKALTNAEGQVVLFFHAPWCPQCRQMEADILANGTPAGYTILKVDYDSNQDLRDFYGIRLQTSFIKVSNDGTAQDEVYIAYNEPTLATLANDYLN; via the coding sequence ATGAATAAAACAACGCTTGGCGTCGGTATATTTGTGGCTCTATTCGTAGCAGGGTTAGGGTATTTAATTGTTTCATCAGACGACACACCGGACACCGCCAACACTTCACCGTCCTCAAATTCTCAAACCGAAACTAGCACCACTCAAGAAGACGGCTCGTCTGAAACAAGCCAAGCAGTTAGCGGTATCTATACCGACTACTCACAAAAAGCTCTAACTAATGCCGAAGGCCAAGTCGTATTATTTTTTCACGCACCGTGGTGCCCGCAGTGTCGACAAATGGAAGCTGATATCTTAGCGAACGGTACACCAGCTGGCTATACCATCCTAAAAGTTGACTATGACAGCAACCAGGACTTACGCGATTTCTACGGCATACGGCTGCAAACAAGCTTCATTAAAGTTTCAAACGACGGAACTGCTCAAGACGAAGTTTACATAGCCTACAACGAACCAACGCTAGCCACTTTAGCTAATGATTATTTAAACTAA
- a CDS encoding cytochrome c biogenesis protein CcdA, which produces MTQLIISFVAGVLTVLAPCVLPLLPVILGGSVTAASEPSKPNLKRPLVITGSLVLSIVAFSILLRSTVSSFSISDQTLQIFSGTVVVLFGLSFAVPKLWEWVALKTKFYQKSTGFFSKSTAKKSKYSDAILGLSLGPVFTSCSPTYFLIVGPLIANNFAEGLLNLIVYSIGLAGTLLLIAIGGQKIANKLGWLTNPNGKFPKILGVIFIIVGLMILFGIDKEIQEYILEQGWYDPIGNFEQGLGI; this is translated from the coding sequence ATGACTCAACTAATTATTTCATTCGTTGCTGGAGTTTTGACTGTACTTGCCCCGTGCGTTCTGCCATTGCTGCCAGTTATTTTAGGCGGTTCGGTTACTGCAGCTAGCGAACCGTCAAAACCCAATCTTAAACGACCACTGGTTATCACTGGTAGTTTAGTACTTTCGATTGTTGCATTTAGCATATTGCTTCGCTCAACAGTGAGCTCGTTTAGTATTTCTGACCAAACGCTGCAAATTTTCTCTGGCACAGTTGTTGTTTTATTTGGTCTTAGTTTTGCCGTTCCTAAATTATGGGAATGGGTAGCTCTAAAAACTAAGTTCTACCAAAAATCGACTGGGTTTTTTAGTAAATCTACTGCTAAGAAGAGTAAGTACAGTGACGCTATTTTAGGGCTTAGCCTGGGGCCAGTTTTTACAAGCTGCAGTCCAACCTATTTTTTGATCGTTGGGCCACTTATTGCCAACAACTTCGCAGAAGGGTTACTAAACCTTATTGTGTATAGCATTGGCTTGGCTGGAACTCTGCTGCTAATTGCTATTGGCGGACAAAAAATTGCCAACAAGCTTGGCTGGCTGACAAATCCTAACGGTAAATTCCCGAAAATACTGGGTGTAATTTTTATTATTGTCGGATTAATGATTCTATTCGGTATCGATAAAGAAATCCAAGAATATATCCTTGAACAGGGATGGTACGATCCAATTGGTAATTTTGAACAAGGTTTAGGTATATAG